ttcttttctctcttgaaaAGAAATTGCGGCAAGATTCATGGCCTCTTATCGACATCAAGTAATAGTATGTGGACCACTACATGGCCACATCTTTTTACTGTGACGTTTTTAGCATGAACCGAATTGCTTCTAATGGTCCCAAGTCAACGAGACTTGAAGTGTAGCAACTATATCATCCAGCTCCGGGGCTGGAGTAATGCCTAAAAGGAGAAGTACCTGCACTGTGCACTGCTGTAATTCAGATCCACGTTCGATAGTCATGTTACACTGCATCTCAAACGACTTGCATTCATCGATTGCGAAAGAGCTTTGGGTCCAGCAAGGTACTGTTTTTAGTTACGGCATACCGTGCAATTTTTCGTTACGGCATACCGTGCAAATGATTTGAAAGTTTAGAGACTTGGGAAATTGGTCGTGCTGCCGTGCTACGTTCATTGCCCCAATGATCTAGGTTGAGTGAGAAGGATGTGCCCCGATACATACAATGTTCATGTTGGCCGAGTTATCGATCCTGATGATCTACAAACAGGTGCAGCTATTTCAGTTTACCGGCCCCTTGATTAGCGTCTCTAGCATGTCTTCTGATATTCGCCTGGATCTAAAGCCAaacatgaaaagaagaaaggcagAAAGATTTTTCACCTAGATTCATCTTGTGTTAACAGGAAAtctctcctctccttccctTCTACAGGCGAGTATATCACGATGATTCCCAACTTGCTTTTGCTTCGGACAAAGTCGTGCCAATGTTGTGGCTACTCACAAGAACATTTTGCCGATCAGTCCAGCGCCTGTTGACAAAACGTACTGTATAAGTGCGTGCATCTGCTAATCAGTTGTAAGGGGAGATGATGATTGTAAGAACTTTTTACATCAACCCAGGGGATGTTTACTTCATTTTTTGGCCATAAATAAGCGATGTTTACTTCCTCAAAACAAAGATGCAGTCGGCCCTCATCAGCCGGAAAACACCGAACAGAATTTCCCGTATTTAGTTTTTCAGATCGATGCACTTCGACTATGAACTGATCAACATTACAAAGGAAAATGCTGATGTCATAGCCGCGCTGCAATGATGTGGACGAGGAGCACAGAAAATTGGCTCGTGCCCGGCATGTCATTTTGAAGATTTAATTGGGTTTCGGTCAAAGCGCATCGATTGCGAATATGAAAATCCATTTCGTTGAACCATCATTGCTGATGGAGTTTACCCCAAAAATTCTATGAATCTAATTCAAccattgaaatgaaaagagaggTAGAAATGCAAGAAACCATGCTTTGTGTTGTTTTATTATTTACCTATCGAATTTCATGTTTATGGAATTCATCTTACCTCGACTCTGACTTCCGGTCGTTCAACTAGCAAAACCGATGCATGCTAATGTAAATATTCCTTATTTGATATTCAGATTCTAGTATAGTATTAAATTATGTGGTTATGACAAGAAATTGGGTTTGACCCGACCAATGGCAAACCGATGCGTGTCCCTTGTATGCCCTAACGGGTAAGAGCAACCCCCGACGGTAAGATCCGATTCGGGAGCAAAAAAAGATTTCGAACGAGACAGATCTATGCAAACCCATCGGAAACTTCTAAAGAAGCCTTTGGTAAGTACAGCAAATTAATCGGACGAGTCAATGGCTTGACCATGTTAATAGTCTAATtgcccgaccccgaccccgaccccgacccggaccccgaccccgacccgaTGGAGCCGACATGTTCGGGTTTAGGAGGTGACCCGTCGCTTCACCAACAAGAGGTGACCACCTTTCAGAGGTGAGTCTAACTGCAAATAGGAGCCCTCCTTTTCCAAGGTATAAGCCATCTCAGCTCTTTAACTCCTACGTCTGGTCGTCTTCTTCATACATCGCTTTCGCTGGCTAAAGAACACGACAGTTCATACTGATCAGTGATCACAAAGCCAGACGCCTTAACCGGTTGTCCGTTGTTCTTTTGTGATAGCATTCGTGTGTCGGCCTATGAGTGCCGAAATACTAATTCGTCCTCTTCTTGTTAACTTCGAGCTTAATAACCTTTTGATTAATCTGTAATCAAAGCATTGAAAATCCCTCAGTGCGTCTCTTATCTTGCATTATCAGTTTTCTTCGTGGAGTTTGACTTTTTATTAACCGTCGAATACTTCAAACATTTCAGAAAGAGCAAACACTAACGTATAAAGTTATCTGCTTTTTGTTTGTGTAATTTTCTAGATGTAAGTTTTTTCGAGATGTTATAGCTTTCGAGGGAGACCGAAgaataatttctctatttcaaaGTGCTTTTTCTGATTGTAAAAGTAACTTTGGGTGCACTTCAGACACTTACTTAGTTTCGGGACAGCCTGTTAGCGTCTCGAGAGTCTAAATCGAACTTGAGTGTTGAGTGATTTAAAAGACTTTAAgagaatttaatgaatgatttctctatttcaaaATGCTTTTTCTCATCGCAAAAGTAACTTTAAGTCCACTCCGAACACTTACTTAGTCTCTCGTGATAACCTGTCACATTCTCGAGAGACTAAATCGAATTCGAGTATTGAGTGCTTCAGAAGGCATAATTCGACCACTATCGGTGAATCGAATCTCTCCATCTAATTGTCCCCACATGGAGTTGGTGCTCGAAAGTGAGGATAGAAAGCAACTAGTTTAATCGTTCCTGATTATCATCACTATTATTATCGTTATTATCGTCTTCTGTAAGCCAAATTTTTAACTTACATTTTGCGCTTTCACATACGGGCCAAGCTACACAGAAAAAAGGCCCGATGAGACGCAACAGCCCGAGAGATCGCAGGCCCATCGACGATGGGCCCATCGCCCGGCCACCGGGCCAGGCGGACGGGAGCGAGGAAAGCCGACGAGGAGCTTCCGGCGCGTGGCCCCACGCGCCACCGCCAAATTGCCCGCCACTCCTTTTCCCGCCATCGACGCCGctatatactctctctctctctctctctctctcttcagcaAGCGACTGACTGACGAGCagaatctctctccctctctctctctctctctctctacgagGCGCGCGAAGTGGAAATGGAGGAGGCCTTCGAGGAGCACAACAAGCTTCCCGAGTTCAAACTAGGTAAGCAGAAGCGGAACCCTAGCTTTCGCCTGCAGTTCCCGCGATTCGATTCCGCGGAGTTCTGCCGGAATGTGACGTTTTGGATTGGTCTGTTTGGTTGACAGATGTCAAGCAAGCTCAGGGGTTTCTCGCCTTCTTCAGAGGCCTGCCCAGCGTAAGTGTTCTTCTTCCATCTTTCAACGAAGGGAAAGCCTTGCATTtgtccacagagagagagagagagagagagagagagaatgagggaAGGGATTACAGTGAAAGATGCAGCCACATTGGTTGATTCGTTGGGGTTAGACTGTTCTGGCCTTGCATTTTTAGGGCATTTGGGAAGTTTCTAGCGAATCTCTGGtttctttttctggtttttGAGCGGTTTGAAGTGTGGAAAGTTTTCGTCTTTCGTTGCGtaatcggtttttttttttttgactttgttGCAGGACGCGAGGGCTGTTCGGTTCTTCGATCGCCGGGTTGGTCCATTATCTTAGTTATTTACCGAGAGGGTGATGTTGGCTGCAGCTTTGCTTTGTGTTGTTGTGAAACCAGTTTCCTCTTTGTGGATATTAATGAGGCGGCATATCATGCCATATGACCACTTTACTTACCTGAGAAAATTGCCTTATTAAGCCATGCGGTGAATGGTTTACACTAGTTGCATATAACCTCACTTAAGGAGAAGCTTGTATCCTTTGAAAGAATTTAACTTTATATCTGCATCCAATCGCATGTCCTAGATAAGTTGTTCCGGATCCTTTTCTTAGCTGTAAGCAATAAGTCATGACTTATTctcgagaaagaaagagagacgaAGGTAGTAACTATTAAACTCGTTTCTTGATAATGGTTCATTGTTGTTGATGCAACTAGATGAGCAGTCATAGCTAGGATTGTTTACAAAGATGAACTTAACTTGGTCCTTTGCTGCTGAATTAATACAAGAATCTGTGTATGTTTCCAACTTGTTCTCTAAATACCTAGGCTCTTTCAATATACTGTTTTGGAGTGTTTTGTTTGAGTAAAAAGACCTGATTTCATTGTGTAGCATACAAATTGTTCCTACTGATTTAACTCTTGGTTATCATTTCATGGTGAAAATAATTATGCAGGATTACTATACTGCTCATGGTGAAAATGCTGTCTTCATTGCAAAGACATATTACCATACTACTACAGCCTTGCGGCAATTGGGTAATGGACCCAATGGCCTTTCCAGTGTAAGCgtcaataaaaatatgtttgaaaCGATTGCTCGTGATCTACTTCTGGAGAGAACAGACCATACTTTGGAGGTCTATGAAGGTAGTGGCTCAAATTGGAGATTGGTGAAGACCGGAAGTCCTGGAAATATTGGCAGTTTTGAAGATGTTTTGTTTGCCAACTGTGATATGCAAGAGTCCCCAGTTGTCGTGGCTATAGTTCCGATCTTTCGTGATGCCGGGTATACTGTTGGACTAGGTTATGTTGATTTGACCAACAGGATTCTTGGATTGGCTGAATTTATTGATGATAGCCACTTCACTAATTTGGAGTCAGCTTTAGTTGCCCTTGGTTGCAAAGAATGCTTACTGCCTGTGGAGGGTAGCAAAGGCAATGAAAATAAGGCTTTGCGTGATGCTTTGACTAGATGTGGGGTGATGGTAactgaaagaaagaaaacagagtTTAAGACAAGGGATTTGGTGGAAGATCTTGGTAGGCTTGTCAAAGGTCCTGTCCAACCCGTTCGAGATCTTATTGCCAACTTTGAATATGCTCCTGGTTCTTTAGGGGCATTATTGTCCTATTCAGAATTACTTGCAGATGAGAGTAACTATGGAAATTACAGTATCAGAAAGTATAGCCTCGACTGCTATATGAGGCTGGACTCTGCTGCTATGAGGGCTCTGAATGTATTGGAAAGCAAAACtgatgcaaataaaaattttagtttgtttggTCTCATGAATAGGACATGTACTGCTGGAATGGGCAGACGATTGTTGCACAGGTGGCTAAAACAGCCTTTATTAGATGTAGGTGAGATAAACACCAGACTAGATTTGGTGCAAGCATTTGTGGATGATACAGCACTTCGACAAGATCTGAGGCAGCATCTTAAGAGGATCTCGGATATCGAGCGATTGGTTCACAATCTTAATAAGAGAAGAGCAGGGCTGCAGCATATTGTGAAGCTTTATCAGGTAGGAATATCATACATTTCGGAAATTAACTCTTTCAGTGGGCATCATATTATTCTTGTGAATCGCATTTGGAATGTAATTCCTCCTCATTCGCACCCCCTTAAACTATCTGTAGATGCCTGTCTGGTAATGACTCTGCTATGGTCTTCTACTGACTATGCTGTATGATGTGTTACAATCTGATGACTTTAGCCATACTGTGCTGGGTAAAATGACATCTGTGGCTTGTCATGTAGTCCGTATATTTTTCCTAATAGTGTTGTTAGGTTTATCATCATTCTCATTATAGAATGTGCATATACTTTCCATCTCCAAGCTCTTGTGCCTGATTTTTGACAATAAAGTGATAGGGATCTTTATTTAATTCAGATAACATTTTACATTGCAGTCCAGTGCAAGAGTTCCCTATATCAAAAGTGCCCTGCAGAACTAtgatggtcaattttcttcactGATCAAGGAAAAGTATGTGGAAGCACTTCAAATTTTGACTAATGATGACCACTTGAATAAGTTCATCAGTCTTGTTGAAACTGCTGTTGATCTTGACCAACTTGAAAATGGAGAATACATGATCTCTCCTAGTTATGATGCTGGATTAGCTGAACTAAAGGATGAGCTAGCGTCACTTGAACAGCAGATTCAAAATTTGCATAAACAAACTGCCAATGATCTCGATCTTCCTATGGACAAAGCGTTGAAGTTAGATAAAGGTACACAGTTTGGGCATGTATTTAGAATTACCAAGAAGGAGGAGCCAAAGATAAGGAAAAAGCTTTCCACCCAGTTTATTGTCCTAGAAACACGAAAGGATGGAGTGAAGTTTACTAACACGAAGCTTAAAAAGTTGGGAGACCGCTTCCAGAAGATTCTTGAAGAGTACAAAAGTTGTCAGAAATTTATCGTTGACAAAGTAGTTAACACATCTGTGTCCTTCTCAGAGGTATGTGAAATACCACTATTATGAGATGGATATTTCTGGTTCATGTATGGACTAAAGGTCATTTTGCAGGTATTTGAATCTTTGGCTGCATTACTTTCTGAAATGGATGTTCTCCTTAGCTTTGCTGATCTGGCTTCTAGTTGCCCAACTCCATATACAAGACCAGATATCACTCCATCTGTAATATTACTTATCATTTGCtgctttttgtttcttgcttcCAAACTCATATTATGTTTTGATTCCTGGTATCATCCTCAACTGAAGTTTTATATATGATTTGCTCCTATAGGATGTTGGAGATATCGTCCTAATAGGAAGTAGACATCCCTGTGTGGAGGCTCAGGACTGGGTTAACTTTATACCCAATGATTGTAAGCTAGTGAGTATTTCTACTACATGAAAAGAGTGGCTTTCAATAGTCATCTTGAAACTGAAGTGGCTTATTGAGTTTTGTTGCTATTCTGTACTCAGGTCAGAGATAAGAGTTGGTTCCAGATTATCACTGGACCTAACATGGGAGGAAAATCCACATTTATTAGACAGGTGGTGTATATGCACCTGTTTTTAGCTGTTTACTTTGTTTGTTATTTGGAGTATCGGCCTTTATGAGATTTAATCTTGCTcttacttttatttcttttttttttttttttttaataaataattttgaacatTAATGATCGATGAAAAATGCTGTTTTACTTAGTCCCTTTAGACATTTTACTCTATAATGCTTGAGAAGCCTAACAATCGCCTTTAGGTTTCTTAGTCGCATGACTGTAGGAATTGCATTTTGCTATTTGTTCTCCATTGGTTTTTCAGTCATATATTTTGTATAATTGCAGGTTGGTGTGAACATTCTGATGGCTCAGGTTGGTTGTTTTGTTCCCTGTGACAAGGCTAGAATATCTGTTCGAGACTGCATTTTTGCTCGTGTGGGAGCTGGTGACTGCCAAGTGAGTTTAGGGATATTTTCTCTAACTTTGTTCGTGTACCATTTAATACTGGATACATAGATCTTTTAGTAGAATGTTTTACCAAACAGATAACAGTCATGTCTTCCAACTCAAAGTTGAGATTGGTGAAAATGTCTCATTCATCAACAGCATGACATATTATCTTCAGTGCGcatattttttgtattattaattgCATTGTCAGATCAATTCATCCTCCTGCCTGAACTAGAATGAAATCCTTCACAGAAAGAGGGCTCTTGTTTTCTCGCTCATACATGATATAATTTACGTATATGTCTACTTAGTGTTCTTTTTTCATGTACACTTATGTAAGAATCAATGAAAGAGTTAGAATTTAGAGTTAGATGAGTGATCGGGAATGAAATTGTGAGTCACAATGTTGAAGTTGCTTTTGCTAGAGATAGCTGTTCTATCTCTTTTTGTCAACTGTTAGTAAATTTGGCCTCAAGGTGTAACTAGTCACCTAAACTTGCAAAAACAATCAGTCTATCTGATCCTTTCTGACTGTAGTCTGTCTTTGCTCCTTGACTATGTAGTTTCTGCAGCTTCAATGATATTTCTGTTATTAAACTTGATTGAAACTTTTGATCTGTCTCAAATAAATTGCCTTGGTTGACTTTGTCTTGCaactcttaaatttttatcttctctatctctctaGATGCGTGGAGTGTCCACTTTTATGCAAGAGATGCTTGAAACAGCTTCAATCCTGAAAGGAGCTACCGATAGATCGTTGATAATCATTGACGAGTTGGGTCGTGGGACATCAACTTACGATGGATTTGGTTGGTTCTTGTCTATaaatccctccctccctccctccccctccctccctatctctctctctctctctctctctctctctctctctctctctctgctgcttCTTTGTTTATGCAAATTAAGTTCATACTTGTTTATTCAGTAATTGTGAACTGTAAAGATCTAGATTGCTACAGTTAGGGCATAGGACCCTTAAGATATCGCAAATTAAGTATGagattcttctcttttcattttggttgaTGAGATATGAATCCTTGACTGTATATCAGCCTTCTGCTCTGCCTGCATGGCAAATGTCATGCCACAGAAACATAGTGataaaacaagagagagaatctATACAGCAAATATACAAGATTGCAAGTCTTTTTTGCTTTTGGTCAGAGAGTGAAATCTCTCTGGCACAAATAAATCGAGCCTGCATGGAGCATGGTTAGAACAAAATATTTGTGCCTGCCCTCAAGAGTGGCTGTGgcataaaaaaattcttattcttCATTGGGTTCCCAATATACTGCCCCCAGAAAGAGGAAATGAGAGGTGATACTTATGTTTGAGATTTCCATTCATTATACAAGATGTCCTGTCAAACTTGTCACAGCTCAATGCTGTGGAATCAATTCCTTCTATTTCTTTGTAGTAAACAATGActaaattttatatttgcttGTTAAAGTTTGTAACTTTTTTAACTTTCTGGAATTTCACATAGAAGTCAAATTCAACCAGCAAATTGCTTTTCTGCAGGCCGTAATGTTGGCATGTGACTTGCCAAGAAATGCTTATTAGAATGTAGGTTAATTGTTGAGCATTTAattgtttgatttaaattcagttGTAGAAGATTGGAGTGAGATATCACAATTGTGTGAAGTATCTAATGAAATTAGGATAGAACAAATTCATTAGTAGATCATGGAAATGAGACGCGTAAAGGAAGTCCACAGCAGAAAGAGCATTTGTGGGGTACATCCATAGTACTTGTCTGCACTCTGGTAGCAGTAAATTCATGATGGAACAGGCAAATTATTGCATTGAAATGAatataaatgattttatatGCCTACATCTGGTATATGAGCTGAATAACATAGGATGTTAGCTTCTGACAATCTGCATGTCTATCACAGAGTATAATCTTATTTATCACATATTGTGGGTGGACACATGCTCTAGGTGTCAGGCAGCTTCCTATTGTGAGTTTTTCTCACCGGGAGGTCCGGAGGATGGGAGTCTAGAGGGACACTTCCATTTGGGCATAGTGATGAAGACATGCCTGTGACTTCTGTATTTGCTACAATGTCGCTCTCTGAATGATACATTAACCTTATTAAATCTCCTTCCATTCTGTTCAGGTTTAGCATGGGCCATATGTGAGTACCTTGTTGAGGTTATCAAAGCGCCAACTTTGTTTGCAACCCACTTCCATGAACTGACTGCCTTAGCCAATGAAAACAATGTTGATGAAACTAATGAGAAGCAAGTTGTTGGGGTAGCAAATTATCATGTCAGTGCACACATTGACTCATCAAATCGCAAGCTGACCATGCTTTACAAGGTAGGGCATTGTcgatagatttctttttttcacatatttgaGTTACTTGAGATAGTAGACCAACTATGCATTGCTGCTGTTGTTTTGGCTTTTTGAACGTTCTGTTGTGTTCGTCATGTTGTCTGTCTCCTGTTGTTGACGCGTTTTAGTGAATTTGCTGTTTGCTGTATGAATGAATTAGTTGTTATTCCTATAGGGCAGCGTTCTGTACTAGTCATCCAATAATGAATTATATATATCCCTTAATATGTTGTCATGtccattttatcaattttttgagCTTGTGGCAATTTTCACTCTGGAGGGTTGATTTAAAGTCTTCAGTTAACTTTTTATACTGAATTATCTCCACAAGTATGCCTCATTTGATAACTTATTCCAGGTTGAGCCAGGGGCCTGTGATCAGAGTTTTGGTATACATGTTGCTGAGTTTGCAAATTTTCCTGAAAGTGTTGTTGCACTTGCAAGAGAGAAGGCTGCAGAATTAGAGGATTTCTCACCCGCTGCAGTTATTTTAAATGACCCTGGAGAAAAGGTATTCCTTTGCTAGTCTCGCAGGAGTTGTAAGAAGAGAATTATGTCCTGTATTGCAGATGTAGTAGTCTTTATCTGGAAAGAAAGTCTAGATTCATCCATTTTCACGTAAAGGCTAATACTGTCTCctattaaaatttcaaggaaaattacaaagacaATCCCCAGACTTTCCACTCCTGTTACTCATTGTATCATCTAATTTTAAAACTCATATTTTgcaccttttatttttaaaattcacttAGCTCCCTGGGgtttcaaaaaagaaatctatttcTTACAAACCTTTCTGTTCTATAGTTTCTAAGACTCCAAAAGGTGTGAACTGGAGGTTCTTTAAAGCCTTGGGGgtggaaaatatatattataaaggTAGCTATGAAGAGAGAACTGGGACATGTCAATCAGTAGACTACCATACGTCATGCATTGCTCTTGAGATCTGCTTATAGAAAACGATGTATTTTATCTCTTTCGTTGTTTTCATCAGTTGGTGGGTAGCAAGTATCTGTAGCTCCTTGGCAGTTAACACTGTCTTAAAAGGATTCTTCTGCGAGTGTTTATGGGACTTGAATAACTGGTTCAAAATTCTTAATCCTCAAGCTTACTATGATTGACAGGAGGGACTGAAACGAAAGAGAAACCCTGATCTTGACGACATGTCTAAAGGTGCTGCTCGAGCTCATCGGTTCTTGAAGGAATTCTCTGATCTTCCAGTAGAGACAATGGACCTGAAGCAGGCTCTGCTGCAAGTAGGCAAATTGAGGGATGAGTTGGAGAAAGATGCAAAAGACTGTCGCTGGCTTCGGCAATTCTTATAGGCAGCATTCTGCTGGAGTGTTTTGGCGAAGCTCCTTTTCTTGAGCGACATGCAATAAGCCAACTCAGGGTGAGAATATAGGTGCCAGGTATCACTTCTGCCTGAAGATGCCAATGCAAATCTCGAGCTTAGGTAAATGCCCTACCAGTTTTGGTGGCTGTGGTACTTCCACGGTCCTCTCCTGCGTGTTTATATGCAGATGGTACTTCCTCTTTGCTGTatgtagctctctctctctctctctctcatgtaaGTAATCGATGGAGGGATTGAATGTAAAACTATCGGCGAGCCTTTTTATATCTACTATCTACTGATGTGTTGCTTCTGATGAATCTCAATGGTTGACTCATG
The nucleotide sequence above comes from Eucalyptus grandis isolate ANBG69807.140 chromosome 2, ASM1654582v1, whole genome shotgun sequence. Encoded proteins:
- the LOC104421462 gene encoding DNA mismatch repair protein MSH2: MEEAFEEHNKLPEFKLDVKQAQGFLAFFRGLPSDARAVRFFDRRDYYTAHGENAVFIAKTYYHTTTALRQLGNGPNGLSSVSVNKNMFETIARDLLLERTDHTLEVYEGSGSNWRLVKTGSPGNIGSFEDVLFANCDMQESPVVVAIVPIFRDAGYTVGLGYVDLTNRILGLAEFIDDSHFTNLESALVALGCKECLLPVEGSKGNENKALRDALTRCGVMVTERKKTEFKTRDLVEDLGRLVKGPVQPVRDLIANFEYAPGSLGALLSYSELLADESNYGNYSIRKYSLDCYMRLDSAAMRALNVLESKTDANKNFSLFGLMNRTCTAGMGRRLLHRWLKQPLLDVGEINTRLDLVQAFVDDTALRQDLRQHLKRISDIERLVHNLNKRRAGLQHIVKLYQSSARVPYIKSALQNYDGQFSSLIKEKYVEALQILTNDDHLNKFISLVETAVDLDQLENGEYMISPSYDAGLAELKDELASLEQQIQNLHKQTANDLDLPMDKALKLDKGTQFGHVFRITKKEEPKIRKKLSTQFIVLETRKDGVKFTNTKLKKLGDRFQKILEEYKSCQKFIVDKVVNTSVSFSEVFESLAALLSEMDVLLSFADLASSCPTPYTRPDITPSDVGDIVLIGSRHPCVEAQDWVNFIPNDCKLVRDKSWFQIITGPNMGGKSTFIRQVGVNILMAQVGCFVPCDKARISVRDCIFARVGAGDCQMRGVSTFMQEMLETASILKGATDRSLIIIDELGRGTSTYDGFGLAWAICEYLVEVIKAPTLFATHFHELTALANENNVDETNEKQVVGVANYHVSAHIDSSNRKLTMLYKVEPGACDQSFGIHVAEFANFPESVVALAREKAAELEDFSPAAVILNDPGEKEGLKRKRNPDLDDMSKGAARAHRFLKEFSDLPVETMDLKQALLQVGKLRDELEKDAKDCRWLRQFL